The DNA sequence TGCCAACGGTGTACTACCAGACTAATAGAGACGTGTAAACATTGAAATTTCCGAATACGAATGGTATATGAGTATCTCAAAAATTGCACCGTGAATATCGGATGAAATTTATAATATTTTAGTTGAAGCATTTGGCTCTCGAACAGAAATGGCTGGACTTCTTCCACAGTTTTGCCTTGCTTTCggcattgtaaaagaaaaatctgACCATAAATAATTCGTGTCACGTGGTCCTTTCAACAAGAATTTCCCTACATTCTGCTGAACTCAGTACTGCCCGAAAACCTCCAATTTAAATAATTATTGCAGTTAAGGAAATTTAATCAATGTATTTTAATTCAGTAGCCGTCTGGTAGTTCTATTCTACCTCACACAAAATAGTTGCTTACACGTCGGTCAGGCCTGCAAAAACAGCATTTGTGGTGTCACATGAAATTAAACACCCTGTTTATAATCAACCTCCTGAAGTGAAGCGGTTCTGATGTATGCAAGGTTTAGAAGTACGCAACGGTTTGACTGAAGTCCCATACTCAGTACATGATTACCATGTGCGCAGGTAGTCATGAATTCTTGTATGGCACCCAACGTGCTGTGTACCAGATTCATCAGAATGTTCTTCAACAGAGAAATATCACAGTATAACTTACGCATATTGCATAGCTAAATTACAACTTCTATAATACCTACATATAGAGACTAGGTTGTGACTCAGTATGTTAATGAGTGTAATGTACCTTGCCACACGAAATGAAACCTCCTGCTCCTTCGCTGGACTTTAGGCAGGAGAGCTCCGCAATGTGTCTGCATTCCTGGCTGCACCTGTGAGGAAAATTCAAAGGCACTACATGTTGCTACAGTTGTCTGCTGCATCCACAACACATACTGATTGTGTTCTCCGAGGTGTCCAGCTGACACTTcagcacctgtttttttttttttttctgcacaccTTCTGCATGTCCAAGCATGAAAATAACACATATGTTACATAGAGAAAAACGTGGACGGTTGCAAATTTAAAAGGCATATCAATGCGCCAGTTTGAAAGCATACGACTAAGGCAAAGTTAGCCTGCGTGACCATTATGAGTCGACACCTGCTAATTAATAAACATACCTCGTTAAACCCTAAAATTTCACACTCACCTTGCTAGCTGCTTTGCAGTGCGCATCGTTCTTTTATCACAAATAGTGTCAGAGAAGTTCCTTGGTTGATGTCAACACAGGCAGACACTCACACACACCAAGTAAAAGTCGCGGCCTGCACTGCAACTTGTGTCCTCCTTTTCGAGCAGGTACTGCTTGTCCGCGTGTTACGGCTCGCCCCGGCTCCCCCAACGCATTCGTCGTCTTCAACGCTGTAACACTGGGACGAGAGGTTATTTTTATTGCAGCGCCCACACCGGTGTCGATAAGACACGAAATTCATATAAGCTCACCGAAATTTGGTCCGGAACCGCAGTTTCTTCTTCTATCCAGCACACAGCGAGGACGCGGCAGGGCTGCCTTTCGATGCCATCTTGATTGTCTCGATTATGTGAGAAGACTCGCTCCTACTCTAGGATCCGCTACAGCCCATTCCGGGAAAATATCCCACTGCTGCTTCGCAATCCATCTCATACAACACATTCTGAGAAACCAGACGCGTACGAAGAAAACAGTTGTCTCACGTGCAAACACCGAGCCGAGCTCACAAAAACGAAGATGGCGCCGGATTAGACTGATTCAGCCATGCAGATGCAGCCGTCCGATCGGCTCGGGTTTCGTATCTCTCCAAAATAATTGTTACAAATATTTATGTTTTCGGTTCCGATCAAGTTATTTGAAGTACTTTTTAGTTTACAATTAACTGTTTGAAAactatttttgattttattatCGCAGTTCACATACTGCAAATATGGACACTATTGCAGCACATTGTAGTGCGTTATCATGCACAACAAGAAGCgcgttcctttcttctttttcttgctgcaagcagtgcacATGGACATCGACTTTCAAATTTTTACTGTGACTATGAATTAAGATATGTTCAAATATCCATAGAAGGACGTCCTTCGGATCACGAAATTTCTACATCCATTTAGGGACGTCCGTGGGCTAACGAAGTTTCGTTGTCCGTAGGCTGATCTCCGAGGGACGTCCTGCGGATGTCCCGCCTCGGACACGGACGTAAGGATCAATCTCGGATGTCCGGGGGACAATATGTTCCGTCTGGGACAGCATGTGAAAAGCATGGGTCTTCAGCTTGCCGACGAGCCCTCAGGTCCTACCGAAATCTCCCTGCTACTTGGATCCGACTTTTACTGGAAAGCAGTCACCGGCGTAACAATCCGGTTGTCCGAGTACCTGGTAGCAGCAGACTCTCTCTTCGGGTGGACAGTTCAAGGCGCAAGTCGAGAGGGCAGCATCCGCAGTCGAAACGTCGAGGTGATGCGGGTAGGCGTGCAATCCGAAGAGACTACGAGTATCGACTCTCAGCTACAAGCGTTCTGGGAACTAGAACATTTAGGCATTACTGACCCCTATCCATCTGACCTCGACACCAACCGTGACTGTCTGCGCACCGTGTGCAGACCGTGACTGTCTGCGATTCTTGTGGTATGCCGAGCCTTCTAAGACGGGTGACCCCTTGCCACCGGTTGAGACTTGGCGGATGACGCGGGTACCCTTCGGAGCGAAATCGAGCCCCTTCCTCCTTGCAGCGACTATACGTCATCATCTAAAGTCAGCAGAGACGTCGTACCCGCAGACAGCTCCTTTGCTGTCAAACCACTTTTATGTGGACGTCGGCGTTGTCGGCGTCAACACCGTCCAGGAGGCGCTCACTCTTTACCACGAATCACAAGCAATATTTCGTGACGCTGGCATGAAGCTGGTGAAATGGACTACCAACCGCTCGGAGCTTAAGGGAACTTTCGAGGCCGATGGAACTGCAAGCCCATCCGCTACGTCATTGAGGAAGGCTCTTGGACTCGGTTGGGACATCAGCACCGATGAAATCCGGTACTCCCTGAAATCCATCACGGAGTTCCTCGAGAGTAACTTGAACACCGGCACTAAGCGTTATGTGCTTCAAGCCGTTGCACGTATCTATGATCCCTTCGGCTACGTGACGCCATACGTTGTCACGGCCAAGATTCTGCTACAACGTATTTGGCTGGCAAAGCTGAACTGGGACGACCGGCTGCCAGAAGATCTCATGAACACGTGGTCTACGTGGTGCAGGCAGGTACCCCTACTGGCTCGCGTTTCCCTACAGCGGAGGTTAACTGCTCTCAACATTTCTGAAGCCTCCTGCTCGTTGCACATTttcagcgacgccagtccgcgaGCATATGGGGCAGCAGCTTATCTTGTGATTAATGACGGTAGTGGATATACCGAAGAGTGCCTCGTTTTGGCGAAGACCAGAGTTGCTCCGCTGAAGACAGTCTCACTACCAAGGTTGGAACTGATGGGCGCAGTAATCGCTTCTCGGCTTTTGAAGTTCGTTCAGAGTGCGTTAGCAGTAACTCATGCCGCGACTATTCTGTGGACGGACTCGGAGATAACACTGCACTGGATTTACGGAGCACCAAGCGACTGGAAACCGTTCGTGCAGAACCGAGTGGCTGAAATACAGGGCGTTACGGATCCTCATCAGTGGCGACATTGTCCGGGCCATGACAATCCTGCAGACCTGCTCACAAGGGGTACTTCATGTCTTCACCTGATAGAGAGCAAACTCTGGTGGAAAGGTCCGTCATGGCTCATCGATCAGCAGTCTTGGCCTCCACCTTGGCGGGTTCCGCAAGAAACGTCTGAGGAGGTGCGAAACGAGGCTAAGGGCAGCGACTTGTACTCCGCGCCCGCATCTGTAAAGGTTCGCGTAATGAATGCGGACAGGTACAGTTCGCTTCACAAGCTGCTGCGGGTTACCGCCTGGGCCTTGAGGTTCCTGCACAACAGTACGCACCCCTCCCAGAATAAGACTGGTGTCCTTACAGCCGAGGAGATCTCAGCGGCGGAAGAGTACTGGATTTTAACGGCTCAGCGTGAGGCCTTTGGGCCTCATCCGACCACTCACAAGTCCCTTCAGAATGTATCGCTGTTTCATGACGGGAAAGGCGTCCTCCGCATAACAGGTCGACTGCAGTACAGCGATCTCCACGAATCAGCGAAGCACCCCATTGTCATACCTTCGGATCACCCGATTACGGCAATGCTGATTATCCGGGCACACACAAGACTGCTTCATGCCGGAGTTCAAGAAACCTTGGCAGAACTGCGCGAAGAGCATTGGATTATTCGGGGACGTCAAGTGGTGAAGAAGACTCTGCACGGATGCCGTATCTGTCACCGAGCAAAGGCCCAGGCCTGCTCAGAAGCCACTGCTCCTCTGCCACGAGACCGTTTATCCCAGGCGCCGCCCTGTACAGTCACCGGTACGGATTACCCAGGACCACTGTACTACAAATGCTCGGAGCGGTCCGCTAGGAAGTGCTACATCCTAATTTTCACTTGTGCGGTGACTAGAGCAGTCCACCTGGGATTGACTAAGTCTATGTTGGCCGAAGATTTCCTGATGGCATTCAGAAGATTCCTGTCGCGAAGAGGTATCCTTGAGACGATGTATTCGGAATTTTAGAACGTTCAAGCGAGTGCGGCGCGATCTCACCCTCGATAGGCTCTTGCAGCATCCTCAAGTAAGCGGGTTCCTCACGGGGCGCCGCCTCTCATGGAAGTTCATCGTAGAACGAGCAGCCTGGTGGGGTGGGTTCTGGGAACGTCTCATTCGAACCGTAAAGGTGTCTGCGCAAGATTCTAGGCAGAAACACCCTTGGCTACGAAGATCTTGCTACGATCCTCGCCGAAATCGAAGCTGTGATGAATTCTCGGCCACTAACATACGTCTCGGAAGACCCAAACGATTTTGCGGCCATCACCCCCTCCCACTTTTTAGTAGGCCACAGGCTCACCGCTCTCCCATCACGCGAGCCAAGAGCCGCAACCGGGTCAACTCCCGTGGACCTACGACGACGATGGATTTACCAGGAGAGGTTGACAGACCAGCTTTGGGAAAAGTGGACGAAAGAATATATCCTTTCCTTTCGATCGGCCAACACCTGCAAGCCTGTCCAGTCGCGCAGTGTTAAGGTCGGTGACCTGGTGCTGATATCCGCTGAGCAGAGACCACGAATATCTTGGCCTCTAGGGCCAGTCAGCAAGGTCAGGGTCAGCCCAGACGGAAGGATACGGTCGTGCGAAGTAACCCTGCCAGGAGGACGGACACTCAACAGGCCGGTTCAGCTTCTCTACAGACTGGAAGTAGACTGCTGACCACCTTTTCGGGCGGCGGAGTGTAAAGGAAGAGGAGTCACCGCTGGCTTCGTGACCTCGCGCCTTGCATCCGCCACCGACATTACCCTTTCGTTTTGGCAATAAACCCGAACGGTTCCTTCGGTACGGACGTCTTGGCTTCACTTCTTGCCATATCAAGTTAAATCAAGTTAAACTTCGATACCTCACTctttgttttgactgagatgtGAAGAGGACTCCCGAATCTGATGAAGATCTGAAGACAAACAATAagttgtatctgttctgtcttagaaaggaaatgctgctgcatcatatgcctttctaagtggtttAGTGACTCTCTGCTCTGGTGCTAGTGGCTCGCTGGTCTTAGTGGGCTagtatctctctctctgctttttaaactgtgacactcattgtttgtgatgagaaatacgctgaacaaatacagatgagaaaccacgaatggtagctagggggagggctgcgcgtgcgcttatcgtagcgtatttttcggcctgggcagacttctttcgccatttttcaatctgtgccgacttcaatcattttttttttcagctacaacaagTGTGCAGTGGGCTGTTTAcgtgcaaaggatagccatacacaaaagtacaagtgaaaatatatttattaaagtcattagtgtcagaaattatgttacggctctgcgtgaatgggaaaaacacagtattttttattaactgtaatcatacacacaagttttcaatgaatcagaagggatagcacatttaatcaaagaagatgttgTTAATcattatgattacaatcaaaattacaagttttattataaaaagtctgagatgtgagaacctgatagatgtaagtaatttcgagcacaatatggaaggtttaatattccaatatgacataaatttaattaatcaatttctattgaagtgaatagcgcagacataaggcaataattcgaatcaacatgatcaacacatagcattaatatagaaccaatcatccaacatgtagggaaataatagctacaccatatcaaaacgagaaacgatcaccacatttaatcaaagaagatattcttaatcaatatgattataaataaaattataagttgtgttataaaaagtctaatattcctatacgtgagaaccatcagtgcaatagcgggaagttctgatagttgtatgtaattaactgtgaacagcagagaccctggaggaccacgggacacgaacacaagaggaaataaaatctataacactacaacGAAGATAttattaatcaaaacaacagaataatctatcattttaaatatcataaaatcatcctcgtgacttaatctagtcgaacccaatacaattttcattctaagagacactacaaacattactttgttttatcaacacagaaaatatacgcatagcatgctcctagccaacaaccagctctaatgttatctgccctgatttgttgaagacaaaaggcgtacacctgttttgtgacagttatgaacatttcgagcgcaatagggaatctaagttgattattccaacattacacaattaaccaatttcttattaagtgaacagcatagacgtaaggggtgtaccctgttacccactcttaataataaaacttttgaaatccacgctaagaaatccacccttcaaattccaatcctttcaaattcaaactgtcaaaataaatcacaatgggtctatgcagtccagagttaaaggtcagatatgccgattttgaagtgccgcagaactgagcgatactcgcgctgtgtgttcattaccgaacactgaatatgtgtgcgaaatatcttgctccaactgttcgtagttttttagaaaacagtttttttagttcccacgcccggccgtcagaccgtcggcaaaccctgcgcacgggcgcaccgacgtcactgctctcggtttatctgtctttggcttggcatggactcttggcttggctgcttggcttctttcgtttcctcctctgtgcatcgtacataagcgaacagctgttatgttgttgctaagccggaaacaaagcatgtgaatgttttttttttggcacagcgtcgtttggaaactgcacttccttgttc is a window from the Ornithodoros turicata isolate Travis unplaced genomic scaffold, ASM3712646v1 ctg00000903.1, whole genome shotgun sequence genome containing:
- the LOC135375586 gene encoding uncharacterized protein LOC135375586, coding for MTRVPFGAKSSPFLLAATIRHHLKSAETSYPQTAPLLSNHFYVDVGVVGVNTVQEALTLYHESQAIFRDAGMKLVKWTTNRSELKGTFEADGTASPSATSLRKALGLGWDISTDEIRYSLKSITEFLESNLNTGTKRYVLQAVARIYDPFGYVTPYVVTAKILLQRIWLAKLNWDDRLPEDLMNTWSTWCRQVPLLARVSLQRRLTALNISEASCSLHIFSDASPRAYGAAAYLVINDGSGYTEECLVLAKTRVAPLKTVSLPRLELMGAVIASRLLKFVQSALAVTHAATILWTDSEITLHWIYGAPSDWKPFVQNRVAEIQGVTDPHQWRHCPGHDNPADLLTRGTSCLHLIESKLWWKGPSWLIDQQSWPPPWRVPQETSEEVRNEAKGSDLYSAPASVKVRVMNADRYSSLHKLLRVTAWALRFLHNSTHPSQNKTGVLTAEEISAAEEYWILTAQREAFGPHPTTHKSLQNVSLFHDGKGVLRITGRLQYSDLHESAKHPIVIPSDHPITAMLIIRAHTRLLHAGVQETLAELREEHWIIRGRQVVKKTLHGCRICHRAKAQACSEATAPLPRDRLSQAPPCTVTGTDYPGPLYYKCSERSARKCYILIFTCAVTRAVHLGLTKSMLAEDFLMAFRRFLSRRGILETMYSEF